TACGCCCTGCAGGGCGCGCTGCTGGATGTTCACTGGAACGACCTGGATCCGGACCTGAAAGCCAGCCTGGTAACTGAAGTCGAGCAACGCCTCTCCCGCAAAGACAGCGCCTGACCCTATACTCCTCCTGCGTACACGCGCCACTACTCGGACCGAGCCCCGGACACAGCGAGCTGACAGAATGTTGGCAGCTACGCTCCGCCTGTCGGCGGGCGCTGAATTCGTATTTACGGGACTTGTAAAGCGAAGATTCCGCCCCTATTTAAGCCTACAGATAACACCAGCAGCAGCTGGTGCCCACACAGTTCATGGACAAATAACTTCCATCTTTCTGGAGAAGGCTGATGTTGCGAATAGGGCTTTTTCTGCTGACCAACCTGGCGGTGATGCTGTTGGTCGGCATTATTTTCAACCTTCTGGGCATTCAGGGCATTCTCGATGCCAACGGTGTCAACCTGAACCTGCCCGGACTGCTGTTGATGTGTGCGATTTTCGGTATCGGCGGCGCCCTGATCTCGCTGCTGATGTCCAAAACCATCGCCCGTATGTCCACCCGCACCCAGATCATCGACCGGCCGCAGACCGCAGATGAGCGCTGGCTGGTGGAAACCGTGCGTGAACTGTCACAAAAGGCCGGTATCGGCATGCCGGACGTGGGCATTTTCCCTATGCCCCAGGCCAACGCCTTCGCCACCGGCTGGAATCGCAATAATGCTCTGGTCGCCGTCAGCGCCGGTCTGCTGCAACGCTTCAATCGCGACGAAGCCCGCGCGGTCATCGGCCACGAGATCGGCCACGTAGCCAATGGCGACATGGTCACCCTGGCGCTGATTCAGGGTGTAGTGAACACCTTTGTGATGTTCTTCGCCCGTCTGGTAGGCTTTTTTGTCGATCGGGTACTGCTGCGCAACGAACAGGGGCTCGGCATTGGCTATTACATCACCTCTATAGTGATGGACATGGTGTTTGGCGTGTTCGCGATGTTGGTAGTAGCCTGGTTCAGCCGCCGCCGCGAGTATCGCGCTGACGCCGCCGGCGCCCACCTCGCCAGCCCCAACGCCATGATCGCAGCTCTGGCACGGATCAAGGCGGAGTCAGAAGCCGGCCGCGAGGAGCCACTGCCGTCCAACATGAAGGCGTTCGGTATCTATGGCGGCAGTATGGCCGCTCTGCTGGCCAGCCACCCGCCTCTGGAAGACCGAATTCTGGCGCTGCAAAATTCTGCCCGTTGATCTGTTTAATTTGGAGCTGCCCGCCGATGCGGGCGACTCCCAACGAGACAAGACTCTTTCGATCAGGAAACTGTCCATTGCCATGTCACTAACCAACAACACC
This is a stretch of genomic DNA from Microbulbifer bruguierae. It encodes these proteins:
- the htpX gene encoding protease HtpX produces the protein MLRIGLFLLTNLAVMLLVGIIFNLLGIQGILDANGVNLNLPGLLLMCAIFGIGGALISLLMSKTIARMSTRTQIIDRPQTADERWLVETVRELSQKAGIGMPDVGIFPMPQANAFATGWNRNNALVAVSAGLLQRFNRDEARAVIGHEIGHVANGDMVTLALIQGVVNTFVMFFARLVGFFVDRVLLRNEQGLGIGYYITSIVMDMVFGVFAMLVVAWFSRRREYRADAAGAHLASPNAMIAALARIKAESEAGREEPLPSNMKAFGIYGGSMAALLASHPPLEDRILALQNSAR